The Thermus islandicus DSM 21543 genomic interval CCCGGAGGGCACCTACACCCCTGCCTTTGAGCGGGCCCTTCTCGCCCTCAAGCCCGGGGAGGTTTCCCCGCCCGTAAAGACCGAATACGGCTTCCACCTCATCCTCTTGGAGCGGGTGCTGCCTCCCGGCCGCTACCCCCTGGAGGAGGTGGCGGAAGACCTCGAGGCCCGGGTGAAGGACCAGGCCTGGGAGCGGCTCGCAAAGAGCCTAATCCGCCGCATTCCCATCCAGCTCTTCCCCGAGCGGCTATAGGGTGAGGAGGAGGGCCTCGTCCCCCTTGGGCCTCTTGGCCAGGAGGAGGGTCTCCCCGGGGGCGTAGATCCCGCTTTGGCCCTCAAAAGGGAGGCCCAGGATCGCCCCGTTCAGCATGGGGTTCAGGAGGAGCCGCAGGTTTTCCCGGCCCGAAAGCCGCTCCCTGGCCGCAGCCAGCCACACCTCCCCTTCCTTCCGCCTGGGGTCTTGGGGCCAGGGCCTTTCCCAGGGGGCGGGGTTGGCGGAGGGCTGGAGGAGGACCTCGGCTCCCAGGGCGTCCAGCCGGGCGAGGTATTTTTCGTGGAATCCGTCCAGGCAGATAAGGATCCCTACCCGTCCCCCCCGGGTCTCCACCAGGTGGGGGCCGAAGCTTCCCCTCTTGAGCCAGCGCTCGGGAGGGGTAAGCTCCATCTTCGGCACCTGGGCCAGAAGGCGGCCCTCGGGGTTAAAGAAGAGGGCCAGGTTCTGGAAGCGGGGCGTACGGGCAAACCTTCCCCGGGCTAACTCCTCCTCGTAGGGAGGGGAGAGGAGGGTGCCCGAAAGGAGGTAGGCGCCAAAGGCCCTCGCGGCCTCGGCCATCACCCGGTGGAAGACCCCGTAGGCCCGCCTCGCCCGCCGCCAGGGGAGGAGGGGGTCTTTGAGGAGGTCCTTCCAGCGAAACTCCCCCTCGAGGTGGAGGAGGAGGGGAAGGCCAAAGAGCTCGGGGAAGGCGGCAAGCCTGGGGGAGGGGGTGCCCTGAAGGGGGGCGAGGAGGGAGAAGACCCGCTCCCGGAAGGCCGCCTCCGTGCGGTAGGCCTGAAGGACCGCCTCTGCCTGCACGGCGAGGAGCGTGCGGAAGGGCACGCTCCCAGTCTACAGGCTTTGAAGGATGATGTAGACGCCCATCCCTACCAGGAAGAGGGCGAACCCCCGCTTTAGGGTCTCGTGGGGGAGCCGCACCGCTATCCTTCCCCCAAAAAAGCTCCCCAGGGTGCCCACCAGGATGAAGAGGCCGGCGTTGGCCCAGTTCACGGAAAGGCCCAAGGCGGGGAGGAGGTGGAGGTACTTGTAGAAGCCGGCGAAGGACTTAAGGGCGATGATGACCAGACTCGTCCCCACCGCCAGGTGCATGGGCAGGCCCCCCAGGAGGACCAGGGCGGGCACGATGAGGAACCCGCCCCCCACCCCTACGAAGCCGGTGAGGGCCCCCACGGCCAGACCGTCCAGGACGATCTTCCAGGGCTTCCGCTTCCCACCCTCTGTGCGCTTCAGGACAGGAGGCCTGGCCATGGAGTAGGCGGCCACCAGCATCACCCCGGCGAAGACCAGGAGCTGGACCTGCCCGGAGACGAGGTGCGAAAGCCAGGCCCCAAGGTAAGTGCCCGCCATGCCCGGAAGGCCGAAGAAGAGGACGTTCCGGAAGTCCACAAGACCCCTTAGGGCAAAGGGGATGGCGCCCAAAAGCGCGATCCCCCCCACGATGAGGAGGCTTTCGGCGATGGCCTGCTTGGGGGGTTCGCCCAGAAGGTAGACCAAGACGGGCACGGTGAGGATAGACCCCCCCGAGCCCAAAAGCCCTAGGGAGAGTCCAATGAGCAACGCGCCGATAAGGGCTAGGGTCATCGCTCCACCGGGAGGCCTGCTCCCATCCAGGCGTAGGTGCCGCCCTCGAGGTTGTAGATCCTGTCCCCGGGGAAGCCCTGTTGCACCAAAAAGTCGGCGGCCACCCCGGAGCGGTTTCCCGAGTTGCACACCAGGAGGATGGGCCGGTCCTGGGGAAGCTCGGAAAGCCTCTGGGGCAAGGTGGAGAGGGGGATGTTCACCGCGCCCGGCACGTGGCCCTCCCCGTACTCCCACGCCTCCCGCACGTCCACCACAAAGGCCTCCTGCAAAAGCCGTGCCGCCTCGTGGGGTCCTACCTCCTTAAAGGGCGTGGCGGTGTAGCCCACCTCCACGGGGGTGGTGTCCACGGGAAGCCCGGCCCGGTACCAGCGCACGATCCCGCCCTCCAGGTTCAAAACGTTTGAGTACCCCTGCCCCGCGAGCCACGCCGCCGCCTGCCACGAGCGGTTCCCCGTGCGGCAGTAGAGGACCACGGGGGTGTCCTTGGGGATCTCCCCGTGGCGGGCCATGAACTCCGAAAGGGGGAGGAGCCTCGCCCCCGGGATCCTGGCCTGGGCGTACTCCTCCACCTCCCGCACGTCAACGAAGGGCACTCCTTGGTCGTAGAGCTTTTTGGCCTCTTCCGGGCTTAGGTCTTTGACCTGGGTCTCGTACATGGCTGGCCTCCTTCCTACGTCTTAGGCCTCCACCAACTCCTCGCCCTTCACCACCGGGAAGCCTGCCTCCTGCCAGGCCCTTATCCCCCCGGTGAGGTTAATGGCGTTCCGGAAGCCTTGGGCGAGGAGAGCGCTGATGGCGGTGCTGGAGCGGTCGCCCCCCAAGCAGTGGACGATGAGGGGGCGGTCCTTGGGAAGCTTGTCCAGGTGGGCCAGGACGCGGCCTGCGTGGAGGTTCAGGGCCCCGGGGATGTGCCCGGCCAGGTACTCGTCCCGCCCCCGGACGTCCAGGATGCGGGCCTCTCCCTTCTCCCAGAGGGTCTTGGCCTCCCGGGCCGTGATCTGGGGGACGGTTTCCAGCTCGCCCTCCGCGTACCCCTCGAGGCCCGGGATGTACCCCACCACCTGGTCCAGCCCGATGCGGAGGAGGGCCCGGGTGAGGTTTTCCACCTGGCTCGGGTGGGCGAGGAGGACGAGGGGGCGGTCATAGGGCAGAAGCCAGCCTGCCCAAGTGGAGAAGTTCTTCCCCGCGGGGATGTTGATGCTCCCTTGGAGGTGGCCTCCGGCGAAGGCGAACTTGTCCCGAGTGTCCACCAGGATGGCCCCTTCCGTGAGCCAGCGCTCAAACTGGCTCTTGGTGAGGCGGCCCGGGTGAGGGATGCCTCCTAGGATGGGCATCCCGTCCCGGTTCAGCCGCTTCATCTCCTTGAAGTAGGTGGGGGCCTCGGGCTGACCCTGAAGGAGGGCTCGCACGAAGCCCTCCTCGTCGTTCCGCTCCAGGTACTCGGCCCACCAGGCGTGGCGGCGCTCGTAGCCCACGGTGGTGGCGGGAAGGGCCCCAAGGGCCTTGCCGCAGGCCGAGCCCGCCCCATGGCCGGGCCAGACTTGGACATGGTCCGGCAGGGTGAGGAACTTCTCCTTAAGGCTCTTAAACATCCGCCTTGCCCCCGGGACCGCCGTGCCCCGGATCCCCGCCGCCTCCTCCAGGAGGTCGGGCCGCCCCACATCCCCCACGAAGACGAAGTCCCCGGTAAGGAAGAGGAGGGGCTCCTCGGTCACCGCCCCGTCCGCCACCAAGAAGGAGAGGTGCTCCGGGGTGTGGCCCGGAGTGTGCACCGCCTTCACCCGGATGTTCCCTACCCGGAACTCGTCCCCGTCCTTAAGGAGGACGTAGGAGAAGCCCTCGAGGCCCTTGTACTTCCAGGTTTCATCCCCCTCGTCGGAGAGGTAGAGGGTAGCCCCTGTGGCCCTGGCCAGTTCCCGGGCCCCCGAGAGGTAGTCGGCGTGGATGTGGGTTTCGGCCACGGCGGTGATGCGGAGGCCCAGGCTCTGGGCGAGCTCCAGGTAGACGTCCACGTCCCGCCTGGGGTCCACCACCAAGGCCTCCCCGGTGGCGGCGCAGCCCAGGAGGTAGCTCATCTGCGCGAGGCCTTCCTCGTAAATCTGACGGAAGATCATGCCTTCACCTCCGGCAAGGGACCTCTGTCCCTCGGGGGCCAGTATACCCATGGGGGGTAATGGTGTCAAGGTGGGGGAACGTGAAAGAGCGCTCTATCCCCGTACGCCTTTGTCTGGTATAGTGAAAGCCTGGAGGTACCCCTACCGGGGTATTCCGGAGGTGAGCATGGCGCTTTTAGGACCGAAGGAGCAAGAGATCGTGCGGGAACGGCTTGCCGACCTCAGCCGGGACGTGGAGATGGTGCTCTTTACCGACTCCTCCACCCTCATCGCCCCGGGCAAGGAGCCCTGCCTGTACTGCAAGGAGACGAAGCAGCTTCTGGAGGAGCTCGTGGGCCTCTCCGAAAAGCTCCACCTGGTGGTCCACGACCTGGCCACCCCG includes:
- a CDS encoding rhodanese-like domain-containing protein; protein product: MYETQVKDLSPEEAKKLYDQGVPFVDVREVEEYAQARIPGARLLPLSEFMARHGEIPKDTPVVLYCRTGNRSWQAAAWLAGQGYSNVLNLEGGIVRWYRAGLPVDTTPVEVGYTATPFKEVGPHEAARLLQEAFVVDVREAWEYGEGHVPGAVNIPLSTLPQRLSELPQDRPILLVCNSGNRSGVAADFLVQQGFPGDRIYNLEGGTYAWMGAGLPVER
- a CDS encoding nitrilase-related carbon-nitrogen hydrolase, encoding MPFRTLLAVQAEAVLQAYRTEAAFRERVFSLLAPLQGTPSPRLAAFPELFGLPLLLHLEGEFRWKDLLKDPLLPWRRARRAYGVFHRVMAEAARAFGAYLLSGTLLSPPYEEELARGRFARTPRFQNLALFFNPEGRLLAQVPKMELTPPERWLKRGSFGPHLVETRGGRVGILICLDGFHEKYLARLDALGAEVLLQPSANPAPWERPWPQDPRRKEGEVWLAAARERLSGRENLRLLLNPMLNGAILGLPFEGQSGIYAPGETLLLAKRPKGDEALLLTL
- a CDS encoding sulfite exporter TauE/SafE family protein: MTLALIGALLIGLSLGLLGSGGSILTVPVLVYLLGEPPKQAIAESLLIVGGIALLGAIPFALRGLVDFRNVLFFGLPGMAGTYLGAWLSHLVSGQVQLLVFAGVMLVAAYSMARPPVLKRTEGGKRKPWKIVLDGLAVGALTGFVGVGGGFLIVPALVLLGGLPMHLAVGTSLVIIALKSFAGFYKYLHLLPALGLSVNWANAGLFILVGTLGSFFGGRIAVRLPHETLKRGFALFLVGMGVYIILQSL
- a CDS encoding MBL fold metallo-hydrolase, with translation MIFRQIYEEGLAQMSYLLGCAATGEALVVDPRRDVDVYLELAQSLGLRITAVAETHIHADYLSGARELARATGATLYLSDEGDETWKYKGLEGFSYVLLKDGDEFRVGNIRVKAVHTPGHTPEHLSFLVADGAVTEEPLLFLTGDFVFVGDVGRPDLLEEAAGIRGTAVPGARRMFKSLKEKFLTLPDHVQVWPGHGAGSACGKALGALPATTVGYERRHAWWAEYLERNDEEGFVRALLQGQPEAPTYFKEMKRLNRDGMPILGGIPHPGRLTKSQFERWLTEGAILVDTRDKFAFAGGHLQGSINIPAGKNFSTWAGWLLPYDRPLVLLAHPSQVENLTRALLRIGLDQVVGYIPGLEGYAEGELETVPQITAREAKTLWEKGEARILDVRGRDEYLAGHIPGALNLHAGRVLAHLDKLPKDRPLIVHCLGGDRSSTAISALLAQGFRNAINLTGGIRAWQEAGFPVVKGEELVEA